In one Lolium rigidum isolate FL_2022 chromosome 3, APGP_CSIRO_Lrig_0.1, whole genome shotgun sequence genomic region, the following are encoded:
- the LOC124697416 gene encoding uncharacterized protein LOC124697416 — protein sequence MAPPLPAAPRRTEATRRSASSSSPSPFKESNRGSLNQRQIRRFLLRLRRDNPQFRPPPTSTNPSEHVHTFQELDAGDAPATPLDSVSPPLASPRSAATPTPVSPSSFALNRWIDVGPDLPPAMAAVLQTRPSLCWVKLPQVFLLTRSELQRSDLLMGFDPDPSGANVAGQRARLHLLTSPAHQHHLRRRGR from the exons atggcgccgccgctaccgGCCGCCCCTCGACGAACCGAAGCCACTAGAAgatccgcctcgtcgtcctctccaTCTCCGTTCAAGGAATCGAACCGGGGCTCGCTCAATCAACGGCAAATTCGCCGATTCCTCCTCCGTCTCCGGCGAGATAATCCTCAATTCCGGCCGCCTCCGACCTCCACCAACCCTTCCGAGCACGTCCACACATTCCAG GAGCTCgacgccggtgatgctccggcgacccCCCTGGACTCCGTATCGCCACCATTGGCTTCCCCACGGTCAGCCGCAACCCCGACGCCAGTTTCCCCTTCCTCGTTCGCCCTGAATCGATGGATTGATGTTGGACCTGATCTCCCTCCCGCCATGGCTGCAGTCCTCCAAACTCGTCCCAGTCTTTGTTGGGTCAAGTTGCCACAAGTCTTTCTATTGACACGATCTGAACTGCAGCGCAGTG ATCTGTTGATGGGCTTCGACCCAGATCCATCTGGAGCCAACGTCGCGGGCCAGCGTGCCAGGCTGCATCTCCTCACTAGTCCGGCCCACCAGCACCACCTGCGCCGGCGCGGCAGGTAG